ATATCATATCCCATTTTAGGATGTTCTTTTATTAGACTGAACTCTATATCAGTAAGCTTGGTGGGTTTACTTAAGATTTCAGTAGGCAGGCCGATTTTTCCGATATCGTGGATTAGAGAGGCTATCCTTATCCCTTCAATCTTATCTGGAGAAAGGCTTAATTCCCGGGCAAGGGGAACGGCTAACTGGCAGACCCGGTGCTGGTGGCCGGAGGTATAGGGGTCTTTAGCTTCGATTATCCTGGACATAGTGTCGATGGTTTCGTCCATGGTTTTTTTGAGTCTTTCTTCTGCTTGTTTTAGATCGGTGATGTCCTGATGCGTACCGTACATCCAGAGAGGTTTACCCTCTTTAGTCCGGGAAATGACCTTGCCTCGATCCAGGACCCATATCCAATTACCGTCTTTATTCTTCATGCGGCATTCGCATTTATAATATGGTAATTCACCAGAAAAATGGCGTTCCAACAGTTGTCTGGAAATTTTCAGATCATCCGGGTGGGTGTACTTCATCCATGTTTTTATTGAAATAGGAGCAAGTTCTTTTAGTGTGTAACCAATAAATTCCGCCCAGCGTTCATTGAATATTGTTTCCCCGGTTTGTACATTCCATTCCCAGGTGCCTGCATCGGTACCTTCTAATATGTTGGCTTGACGCTCCTTTATTTGGAAGTTAATGTTGGCCTCCGATAGAATTTTACCAACAAATACGGTGGTCAGGGGATATGCTATCATCACAGGTAGAGTAATAATTCTGAGAGTACTCCTGATGAGTTCTTTCGGTAAAGTAAACATCAAAAGAATCATCACCGTATGAACCAAAATACCCATAAGATAAAGCGCCCATACAGACACTTGCTGCACCTTTTTCTGATAGAAATAGTGAAATCCTACCCCGATCATTGAGGCAGTGATAATCACCGAAACGCCCATAATAGCTCCAGGACCGCCCTGGTACACTCTCAGAGTGAGCGCCATGATCGCAGCAATTGCCGTTGCTATCGGTCCAAAATAGAAACCGCAGATACTGAGCATCACTGACCGACCATCAAAGATGAGTCCGGGAGACAACACCAGGGGATTAAGCATTCCCAAAATAGATGCGCTTCCGAATAAAACTCCTTGCAAGAGTATTTTATATTTATAAAATTTCTTGTTGGTATTAATAAACCCTGCCAGGATGCTAATCGACACAAGTATTCCTAAATTGAATACTAAATCTATATTATTTTCCATTTAGATCTCCTATTACATTAAGATATGACCAGGTGATAGCGCTTACTTTCCTTTTTCAGAAGCGAAAGGTATCTGTTTCTGTTGATATCATCAGAAAATATATTTTGTCGATAATTTCCTCTTTGGGTGATATGGTGTAGGTATTCCACCGCAACGATTCGGGCTATTCTTGACATATCTAAATTATAGGTCTTCGTAGAGTTAAAGTCAAAGAAAATAGCTGTCTGTCCCCATTTTATTCATTTTATTGACACTTTTCTTACGATCCCTCTTTCTTTCTTTCTTTCTTTCAAATCTCCTTCTAAAAAAACCTCTAATAATCTTTACTCACTAAAAATTGCACTACCGCAAATGGCTTCATATCTTCATTTCCGAGCAGCACTGTCACCTTATTATCCTCTATTCCCACCTGCGGGTAGATCATATCCCCTAATACAGCTGCAAGATGATATTCAACCCGTACACTGTTAATCCTTGAATGCTTCGCTAGATATTCCATCGCCATCAGAATATATTTTTCATTGTTCACATGTTGATTCGAATCTATGTAGAATCGTTGTACTTTAAAGGCTTCTTTCGCTTCCATCTCCGATGGGATTTCCACTTTTCTGGACAGGGCTTCCATAGGATAGGCAGGCTCGGTCGAATACAATAATTTTTGTTCTTCATCTACTCTTTTTAATTTCCCTGTTTCCGTATCCACATATGCCCACAAAGAATTAGCATGGGCAATCACCTGTTCATCCTTATCCTTAATTGTAAAATTCCGATATCCCATGAACCTGGTAAAGCCATATGCCCATGTGCTGATAGATATTTCTTCACCTAATTTGGGGAAACGTTCTATAATAATATGCCAGTAGGAGAGTACCCATGCAGCCCGTTTATCCTC
This sequence is a window from Candidatus Atribacteria bacterium. Protein-coding genes within it:
- a CDS encoding PAS domain S-box protein, yielding MILLMFTLPKELIRSTLRIITLPVMIAYPLTTVFVGKILSEANINFQIKERQANILEGTDAGTWEWNVQTGETIFNERWAEFIGYTLKELAPISIKTWMKYTHPDDLKISRQLLERHFSGELPYYKCECRMKNKDGNWIWVLDRGKVISRTKEGKPLWMYGTHQDITDLKQAEERLKKTMDETIDTMSRIIEAKDPYTSGHQHRVCQLAVPLARELSLSPDKIEGIRIASLIHDIGKIGLPTEILSKPTKLTDIEFSLIKEHPKMGYD
- a CDS encoding acyl-[acyl-carrier-protein] thioesterase, with product MYSFKSRVRYSECDEKSHMTLSALVNYLQDSCTFQSESLNLGMKYWEDKRAAWVLSYWHIIIERFPKLGEEISISTWAYGFTRFMGYRNFTIKDKDEQVIAHANSLWAYVDTETGKLKRVDEEQKLLYSTEPAYPMEALSRKVEIPSEMEAKEAFKVQRFYIDSNQHVNNEKYILMAMEYLAKHSRINSVRVEYHLAAVLGDMIYPQVGIEDNKVTVLLGNEDMKPFAVVQFLVSKDY